From Carassius carassius unplaced genomic scaffold, fCarCar2.1 SCAFFOLD_110, whole genome shotgun sequence, a single genomic window includes:
- the LOC132134593 gene encoding zinc finger protein 239-like, with amino-acid sequence MNFADNLHRWPSSMDLDFGNKLPQALSTNTKLPQSLSSSAKFLPSDPFERYRRPQGVRVKEEDESVEDFFHFAQHLQQQTGECLTACCGASNPKSLSLSDPAKTPSRPSADRPYHCQDCGKYFRINDIKRHQRIHSGERPFPCFQCGKNFPTSGDLKRHERIHTGERPYHCLQCGKNFSDSGHLKQHERMHTGERPYQCPQCAKSFYRSGDLKRHLRIHSGERPYKCLQCDKTFSDSGHLRGHQRIHTGERPHRCTLCEKSFFRSGDLKRHHRTHTGERPYQCFQCGKSFSESGHLKEHRRIHTGEKPYHCNQCDKSFSRLERLKGHQSIHTGERPFHCTQCGKNFFRSGELKRHQRIHSGERA; translated from the exons ATGAATTTCGCTGATAATTTACACAGATGGCCGAGTAGCATGGATCTG GACTTCGGGAACAAACTGCCCCAGGCTCTGTCGACAAACACTAAACTGCCCCAGTCTCTCTCCTCTAGCGCGAAGTTTCTGCCCTCAGACCCGTTTGAGCGCTACAGGCGTCCGCAGGGGGTCCGAGTCAAAGAGGAAGACGAGAGTGTGGAGGACTTCTTTCATTTCG CTCAGCACCTGCAGCAGCAGACCGGAGAGTGTCTCACAGCTTGCTGCGGCGCATCAAACCCTAAAAGCCTGTCTCTCTCGGATCCGGCCAAGACCCCCAGTCGTCCCTCTGCGGACCGGCCGTACCACTGCCAGGACTGCGGCAAATACTTCCGGATCAACGACATCAAGCGGCACCAGCGGATCCACAGCGGAGAGCGGCCCTTCCCCTGCTTCCAGTGCGGCAAGAACTTCCCCACCTCCGGGGACCTGAAGAGACACGAGCGCATCCACACGGGCGAGCGGCCCTACCACTGCCTGCAGTGCGGCAAGAACTTCTCCGACTCGGGCCACCTCAAGCAGCACGAGAGGATGCACACGGGCGAGCGGCCCTACCAGTGTCCACAGTGTGCCAAGAGCTTCTACCGCTCCGGAGACCTGAAGCGCCACCTGAGGATCCACAGCGGAGAGCGGCCCTACAAGTGCCTGCAGTGCGACAAGACCTTCTCCGACTCCGGGCACCTGCGGGGCCACCAGCGCATCCACACCGGAGAACGGCCCCACCGCTGCACGCTCTGTGAGAAGAGCTTCTTCAGATCGGGCGACCTGAAGCGGCACCACAGAACACACACGGGCGAGCGGCCCTACCAGTGCTTCCAGTGCGGGAAGAGCTTCTCCGAGTCGGGACACCTGAAGGAGCACCGGCGGatccacaccggagagaagccctACCACTGCAACCAGTGTGACAAGAGCTTCTCGCGGCTGGAGCGGCTCAAGGGCCACCAGAGCATCCACACGGGCGAGCGGCCCTTCCACTGCACGCAGTGCGGCAAGAACTTCTTCCGCTCGGGAGAACTGAAGCGGCACCAGAGGATCCACAGCGGCGAGCGAGCGTGA